The following are from one region of the Actinoplanes sp. L3-i22 genome:
- a CDS encoding phosphotransferase enzyme family protein, translated as MRTVLRDQWHLAPSEITALPAAVMSRGWEITAGSDRYVARMVESAARLPVEAGLAAAEHLRGVRIEAGQPVRTLAGALTAETPHGALAVLRRPPGRHLDGADPIDQQWWGERLGAVHRALEGFRHPGLRPWQPVDPEAPYLDAEPWLRDAVAGAVAAAVRLTVTDRLTYGVLHGDPSPDAFVLDAATGRAGLMHCGACGTGPLVYDVAAAVLYAGGPDLAAEFLDGYRAAGPVAGDELDVALPVLLRLRWAVLADRSARWGCEEGLSLAREALESMPG; from the coding sequence GTGCGAACCGTGCTTCGGGATCAGTGGCACCTCGCCCCGTCGGAGATCACCGCGCTGCCGGCGGCGGTGATGTCCCGGGGCTGGGAGATCACCGCGGGCAGCGATCGTTACGTGGCCCGGATGGTGGAGAGTGCCGCGCGGCTGCCGGTCGAGGCCGGGCTGGCCGCCGCGGAGCACCTGCGGGGCGTCCGGATCGAGGCCGGCCAGCCGGTGCGGACCCTGGCCGGCGCGCTCACCGCCGAGACCCCGCACGGGGCGCTCGCGGTGCTGCGCCGTCCGCCAGGGCGTCACCTGGACGGTGCGGACCCGATCGACCAGCAGTGGTGGGGGGAGCGCCTCGGGGCCGTGCACCGGGCTCTGGAGGGCTTCCGGCACCCGGGTCTGCGCCCGTGGCAGCCGGTCGACCCGGAGGCGCCGTACCTGGACGCCGAACCGTGGCTCCGGGACGCGGTCGCCGGGGCGGTCGCCGCGGCGGTCCGGCTCACCGTCACCGACCGGCTGACGTACGGCGTCCTGCACGGCGACCCGTCCCCGGACGCGTTCGTGCTGGACGCCGCGACCGGGCGGGCCGGCCTGATGCACTGCGGCGCCTGCGGGACCGGGCCGCTGGTCTACGACGTGGCCGCGGCGGTGCTCTACGCCGGCGGCCCGGACCTGGCCGCCGAGTTCCTGGACGGCTACCGCGCGGCCGGCCCGGTCGCGGGCGACGAACTGGACGTCGCGCTGCCGGTCCTGCTGCGGCTGCGCTGGGCGGTGCTGGCCGACCGGTCGGCGCGCTGGGGCTGCGAGGAGGGCCTGTCGCTGGCGCGGGAGGCCCTGGAGTCCATGCCCGGATGA